The following are encoded in a window of Magnolia sinica isolate HGM2019 chromosome 11, MsV1, whole genome shotgun sequence genomic DNA:
- the LOC131219492 gene encoding uncharacterized protein LOC131219492: MGVWALLCLVSFFCQLIWRPFTFLIGGKGKPNYSLPVALFIIRFHSFNAMHRLRRAKEFNFTIKRGVSSEDTVSVNYDDFTNDVEVGDTLLVDGGMMSLVVK; encoded by the exons ATGGGAGTTTGGGCATTGCTGTGTCTTGTCTCATTTTTCTGCCAGTTGATATGGAGGCCATTCACATTCCTTATTG GTGGCAAAGGGAAACCAAACTACTCTCTCCCGGTCGCTCTCTTCATTATCAGATTCCATTCTTTTAATG CTATGCATCGCTTAAGGAGGGCCAAAGAGTTCAATTTCACCATTAAAAGAGGAGTCAGTTCAGAAGACACTGTTAGTGTAAATTATGATGACTTCACGAATGATGTGGAAGTTGGGGATACACTATTGGTTGATGGTG GAATGATGTCATTAGTGGTGAAGTAG